Proteins encoded by one window of Mustela erminea isolate mMusErm1 chromosome 5, mMusErm1.Pri, whole genome shotgun sequence:
- the GLCE gene encoding D-glucuronyl C5-epimerase isoform X2 → MASVADKSRFTNVKQFIAPETSEGISLQLGNTKDFIISFDLKFLTNGSISVVLETTEKNQLFTVHYVSNTQLIAFKERDIYYGIGPRTSWSTVTRDLVTDLRKGVGLSNTKAVKPTKIMPKKVVKLIAKGKGFLDNITISTTAHMAAFFAASDWLVRNQDEKGGWPIMVTRKLGEGFKSLEPGWYSAMAQGQAISTLVRAYLLTKDHSFLSSALRATAPYKFLSEQHGVKAVFMNKHDWYEEYPTTPSSFVLNGFMYSLIGLYDLKETAGEKLGKEARSLYERGMESLKAMLPLYDTGSGTIYDLRHFMLGIAPNLARWDYHTTHINQLQLLSTIDESPIFKEFVKRWKSYLKGSRAKHN, encoded by the exons ATGGCTAGTGTGGCTGATAAGTCTAGATTCACCAATGTTAAACAATTCATTGCTCCAG AAACCAGCGAAGGTATATCCTTGCAACTGGGGAACAcgaaagattttattatttcatttgaccTCAAGTTCTTGACGAACGGAAGTATATCTGTGGTTCTAGAGACGACAGAAAAGAATCAGCTCTTCACTGTACATTATGTCTCAAATACCCAACTAAttgcttttaaagaaagagaCATATACTATGGCATTGGGCCCAGAACTTCATGGAGCACAGTTACAAGGGACCTGGTCACTGACCTCAGGAAAGGAGTGGGTCTTTCCAACACAAAAGCTGTCAAGCCAACCAAAATAATGCCCAAAAAGGTGGTTAAGTTGATTGCAAAAGGGAAGGGATTCCTCGACAACATTACCATCTCCACCACAGCCCACATGGCCGCATTCTTCGCTGCCAGTGATTGGCTGGTAAGGAACCAGGATGAGAAAGGTGGCTGGCCAATTATGGTGACCCGTAAGTTAGGAGAGGGGTTCAAGTCTTTAGAGCCAGGGTGGTACTCTGCCATGGCCCAAGGGCAAGCCATTTCTACGTTAGTCAGGGCCTATCTGTTGACAAAAGACCATTCATTCCTCAGTTCAGCTTTAAGGGCAACAGCCCCTTACAAGTTTCTGTCAGAGCAGCATGGAGTTAAGGCTGTGTTTATGAATAAACACGACTGGTATGAAGAGTATCCAACCACACCTagctcttttgttttaaatggctTTATGTATTCCTTAATTGGGCTGTATGACTTAAAAGAAACTGCAGGGGAAAAGCTCGGGAAAGAAGCGAGGTCCTTGTACGAGCGAGGCATGGAATCTCTTAAAGCCATGCTCCCCTTGTATGACACTGGCTCAGGGACCATCTATGACCTCCGCCACTTCATGCTTGGCATTGCCCCCAACCTGGCCCGCTGGGACTACCACACCACCCACATCAATCAGCTGCAGCTACTCAGCACCATCGATGAGTCCCCAATCTTCAAAGAATTTGTCAAAAGGTGGAAAAGCTACCTTAAAGGCAGCAGGGCAAAGCACAACTAG